From Saimiri boliviensis isolate mSaiBol1 chromosome 9, mSaiBol1.pri, whole genome shotgun sequence, a single genomic window includes:
- the PFN2 gene encoding profilin-2 isoform X2: MAGWQSYVDNLMCDGCCQEAAIVGYCDAKYVWAATAGGVFQSITPIEIDMIVGKDREGFFTNGLTLGAKKCSVIRDSLYVDGDCTMDIRTKSQGGEPTYNVAVGRAGRALVIVMGKEGVHGGTLNKKAYELALYLRRSDV, from the exons ATGGCCGGTTGGCAGAGCTACGTGGATAACCTGATGTGCGATGGCTGCTGCCAGGAGGCCGCCATTGTCGGCTACTGCGACGCCAAATACGTCTGGGCAGCCACGGCCGGGGGCGTCTTTCAGAGCATTACG CCAATAGAAATAGATATGATTGTAGGAAAAGACCGGGAAGGTTTCTTTACCAACGGTTTGACTCTTGGCGCGAAGAAATGCTCAGTGATCAGAGATAGTCTATACGTCGATGGTGACTGCACAATGGACATCCGGACAAAGAGTCAAGGTGGGGAGCCAACATACAATGTTGCTGTCGGCAGAGCTGGTAGAG CATTGGTTATAGTCATGGGAAAGGAAGGTGTCCACGGAGGCACACTTAACAAGAAAGCGTATGAACTCGCTTTATACCTGAGGAGGTCTGATGTGTAA
- the PFN2 gene encoding profilin-2 isoform X1 produces MAGWQSYVDNLMCDGCCQEAAIVGYCDAKYVWAATAGGVFQSITPIEIDMIVGKDREGFFTNGLTLGAKKCSVIRDSLYVDGDCTMDIRTKSQGGEPTYNVAVGRAGRVLVFVMGKEGVHGGGLNKKAYSMAKYLRDSGF; encoded by the exons ATGGCCGGTTGGCAGAGCTACGTGGATAACCTGATGTGCGATGGCTGCTGCCAGGAGGCCGCCATTGTCGGCTACTGCGACGCCAAATACGTCTGGGCAGCCACGGCCGGGGGCGTCTTTCAGAGCATTACG CCAATAGAAATAGATATGATTGTAGGAAAAGACCGGGAAGGTTTCTTTACCAACGGTTTGACTCTTGGCGCGAAGAAATGCTCAGTGATCAGAGATAGTCTATACGTCGATGGTGACTGCACAATGGACATCCGGACAAAGAGTCAAGGTGGGGAGCCAACATACAATGTTGCTGTCGGCAGAGCTGGTAGAG tctTGGTCTTTGTAATGGGAAAAGAAGGGGTCCATGGAGGCGGATTGAATAAGAAGGCATACTCAATGGCAAAATACTTGAGAGACTCTGGGTTCTAG
- the LOC120368312 gene encoding uncharacterized protein LOC120368312 translates to MAVRHLGELKKKKKKTYRARAEVEIHESTYAVSVHLSQAPEAWTPENLRKVASRIPGAGPGPPPPTAIGAGGALSAEQEAAREPGDLHPGPASLSPDPRPSLPPQDVHSKPHGFNRTLGEPHEAEKGTPTLALAGACPLPQPGHLD, encoded by the coding sequence ATGGCAGTTCGCCATcttggagaattaaaaaaaaaaaaaaaaaaaacctatagagCTAGAGCTGAAGTCGAGATTCACGAATCCACCTACGCGGTAAGCGTACATCTCTCGCAAGCCCCAGAGGCCTGGACACCGGAAAACCTACGCAAAGTCGCTTCGAGAATCCCGGGGGCCGGACCCGGGCCGCCGCCTCCCACAGCCATAGGAGCGGGAGGCGCGCTGTCCGCGGAGCAAGAGGCGGCCAGGGAGCCTGGGGACCTCCACCCGGGGCCCGCGTCCCTCAGCCCGGATCCCCGACCCTCGCTTCCACCTCAGGACGTGCATAGTAAGCCTCATGGCTTCAACCGAACCTTAGGAGAACCGCACGAAGCGGAAAAAGGAACCCCTACCCTAGCCCTGGCCGGTGCGTGCCCCCTCCCCCAACCCGGGCACCTGGACTGA